The genomic region TTTCATCAGTACATAAATTATTTCTATTGTTATAGAAATCCGCCACATCGAGACTATTCCTGATAAATCATAATGTTCATTATTAAAAAGGAATCTTTTATCAATTCTTAACGGGCTGTTGCCCAAATCCAAATATGGTAAAATTTAGCAATTTAGTCAAGAACTGCATTAAATAAATCCTGGCTTGCTTTTGACGACTTTCATCAGCTATTGCAATGGTGATTGCTTTTTTGTGGACATCCATACCAATAAATTTTACAGTGTTCATGGCCTGCCTCCTTGGTTGTGGCTCTGAGTTAAGGGTTATTAAATGCCTTACATAACCCACGTTTGTAAAGAAGGCAGGCTTTTTTTCAAGGCATCCAGCAGAAAATTATCATGGACGAGAATGGGCCCTGAAAATTGCTCGTCGGAGCCCATGATCATTTTTTGCGGTTTACAGGCTTTTCATGTCGTAAGTGTCAATCATTATGTCTAATAAGTTAAGTTCTTACTATGTCGCGATATTGTCGCAAAATGCCACAAAATCACTTTTGGGCAACAACCCGTTAATTTTTATCCGCAGTCAATAACCACCCTTAAAGGGGTGGTTATTGACTGCGAGGTTTACAGTAAATTATTACAGTTATTAATGCGATTATGTTTAATGCTGTCCAAAATAATTAAAAATTATCCTTTTTAAACCTAAGCACCTGATTATACAAGGTGTCATCTATAAATGGACATTCAGGTTGTTCTATCCTGAAAATGCTGTCCAAATAAAAACCGATTTTGGACAAGAGTGATACGCAATAATGAAAATAAGTATTGTCTTTCCAGTTTTTAATGAACAACTACTCCTTAGATATAACATTCTTAAGGTTTTTAATTTTTGCAAAGATCAATTAAGTGAGAATTGGCAAATTATTATTTCAGACAATGGTTCAAACGACAAAACTACGGAGATTGGAAAGGATTTAGAACGCAAATATCAAAAAATTAGATATATAAGAGTAAAAACGCAAGGCAAGGGAGAAGGCGTTATTTCTGCATGGCAAATTTTTCCCGCAGATATTTACATTTTCATGGATATCGACCTCGCAACAGATCTATCAGCTTTGCATGACCTAATTAATGAAATAAAAAAAGGCAATGACATTGTCGTTGGCTCTCGGTTTATTACAGGCGCAAAAGTCAGTCGTTCGTTGTTTAGAAAAATACTTTCTTATGCTTTAAAGCTCGTCCTCAAGGTTCTCTTGCACCCACCAGTTCAAGACATGCCTTGCGGTTTTAAGGCAGTCAATCAAAAGGTAATTAATGATATTGTTCCTAAA from Thermodesulfobacteriota bacterium harbors:
- a CDS encoding glycosyltransferase — protein: MKISIVFPVFNEQLLLRYNILKVFNFCKDQLSENWQIIISDNGSNDKTTEIGKDLERKYQKIRYIRVKTQGKGEGVISAWQIFPADIYIFMDIDLATDLSALHDLINEIKKGNDIVVGSRFITGAKVSRSLFRKILSYALKLVLKVLLHPPVQDMPCGFKAVNQKVINDIVPKIQNKTWFFDTEMLILAQKAGLKIKDIPIIWNEDTNNKRQSKVGIFKVIKEYIKNIYLMVTQKQE